The window AAAGGAGGTTTATCTTACGTTTGATGAAGGTTATGAAGCGGGAAATACGTCTAAAATTTTAGATATTTTAAAGGCAAATGATGTGAAAGCGGCATTTTTTGTAACGGGACATTTTGTTAAGACTCAACCGGACCTGGTGGTGCGCATGATAAGAGAGGGTCATGTGGTAGGTAACCATACGGTAAATCATCCCAGTATGCCGACTATCAGCAACGAGAAAATAAAGGAAGAATTAGATGGTGTTCAAGAAGCTGTATATAAGCTGGCCAATTATAAGATGAAGTATGTAAGGCCGCCTAAGGGTGAATTTAATGAGCGTACCCTTTCATATACCAAAGCATTGGGTTATAAGACTGTATTCTGGAGTTTAGCATTGGCTGATTGGCAGCCATTACCTGGAGGTCCAGAGGAAAGTTACAATACGGTTATGAAATACCTTCATCCGGGTGCAGTGATATTGCTCCACGCTGTTTCAAAGGATGATACGGAAGCCCTTGACAGGATCTTGAAAGATATAAAAAAGCAAGGTTATGTATTTAAGAGCATAGAACAATTAAAATAAAAGGAATCTCTTTTTCTACGAGATTCCTTTTATTTTAAGTATGTCCTCATATACTCAGATAGCCCTATGGGGAATCGAACCCCAGTTTCCGCCGTGAGAGGGCGGCGTCCTAGGCCGCTAGACGATAGGGCCACGTAGCTGCGGGACTAGGATTCGAACCTAGACAGCATGATCCAGAGTCATGCGTGCTACCGTTACACAATCCCGCAATATCACAGCCACTTCAGCTGACAG of the Caldanaerobius fijiensis DSM 17918 genome contains:
- the pdaA gene encoding delta-lactam-biosynthetic de-N-acetylase: MISAACSWNPKPKVSKVYPQKVQQKGEKQDHKDINKVQRDTKPMQSAKIASGDVNVGNGVTKTNDIGRSGTENNDRKSNIVDNSETKSNEVSNQPGYDNQIIGWGLKQNVQKPPEVPDSWIAMLKKYNGYYIGDTSKKEVYLTFDEGYEAGNTSKILDILKANDVKAAFFVTGHFVKTQPDLVVRMIREGHVVGNHTVNHPSMPTISNEKIKEELDGVQEAVYKLANYKMKYVRPPKGEFNERTLSYTKALGYKTVFWSLALADWQPLPGGPEESYNTVMKYLHPGAVILLHAVSKDDTEALDRILKDIKKQGYVFKSIEQLK